Below is a window of Tachysurus fulvidraco isolate hzauxx_2018 chromosome 11, HZAU_PFXX_2.0, whole genome shotgun sequence DNA.
cacacacacacacactgtgaacacactggttgtgttttgtgtctgcaGGTGCGCTTTGTGAAGAACGTGACGATGTGGAAGGAGATGAAGCCTGCTCTGTACCACGGCCATGTTTCATTCCTCGACTTCTCCAAGTGAGCACTGCGTGTGTTTACCTGCagctttattttcattcattccctaccgcttatccgaacttctcgggtcacggggagcctgtgtttgtctcaggcgtcatcgggcatcgaggcaggatacaccctggacggagtgccaacccatcacagggcacacacacactctcattcactcacacacaaattttCAACCTACCatccatgtctttggaccgggggaggaaaccggagtacccggaggtaACCCCCGAggtacagggagaacatgcaaactccacacacacaaggcggaggcgggaatcgaacccccaaccctggaggtgtgaggtgaacatgctaaccactaagccaccgtgtcctccaactttattttattttattttattcaaaccTGACTGTTTGTTTTAGGCAGGAACACATTTCTCTGTCAGGGAAAATCACGACAcactgaaataaagaaaaaaataagcacAAGGTGGATTTGAAGTTTGAATAGAAAACTGAAATCAGGATCCAGTTCGCTGcgctgtacatttatttatttgaaatgaaactAAAATATGGAAATTTAGAAGTAGCAAATGTTGCTGTGGTGAAAttcctctctcctctgtcaGATTTGGTGTGATGAAAAAACCCATCTACATCAACGTTGTGCGTGACCCCATCGAGCGCCTGGTGTCTTATTACTACTTCTTGCGTTTTGGAGACGATTACAGACCGGGGCTGAAACGCAGGAAACAGGGGGACAAGAAGGTCAGACTGAACCTGGAGTTTAGTCCTAATGTTATTTAACtaactgctgtttttatttattaatttattagtattttgaataagtatttaaaatttccacAAAGTTTGAAACCCCAGTACCTGTTTTGAACACTGGGTGTCGCTGTTGtgtaaattgaatttaaattttagtttatttgttttaaattaaaatacaaacaactACCAGGAGAAGTGTATGTACTTTGCTTGTCAGCTctttcctgtgtctgtgtctgttatTTTCTAGACATTTGATGAGTGTGTTGCTGCAGGAGGTTCAGACTGCGCTCCAGAAAAACTGTGGCTCCAGATCCCCTTCTTCTGCGGTCATTACTCGGAGTGCTGGTCAGTCCgacatgtttgtgtatgtttgtgtggtcTACTGAAATCTATCACTTGTAAGTGAAACAGCGAAGTGTGTATctgacccgtgtgtgtgtctttgcccCTGGAGTGATCAAGGAGCTCGTGCTCTAACAGGTAAAGGGGACATTGTGTAGGTTTCATATCTCACCTGGTGGTCTGGTGGTTTTGTGCAGGAACATCGGCAGCCACTGGGCCCTGGAGCAGGCCAAGTATAACCTCATCAATGAGTACCTGCTGGTGGGCGTGACCGAGGAGCTGGAGGACTTTGTGATGATGCTGGAGGCGGCACTGCCTCGATTCTTCAGAGGAGCCACTGAGCTCTACAGGACAGGTACGCTCTGGTTTGGTGTCCCTCTCAGTGAGACGTTCTACTCCTCTGTACAGATAAACAACTTCATTTAGGAAAAAAAGATTATTGTTCAAATTTtaagtgtgagtaagtgtgcgAGCGTGAGCGAGGGAGTTTGCGTGTGCATGAGTGTGAATGCATGCTGTCGAATGAAATGTATCTGTTCACATGATCTTTTAATCTGAAGGTAAAAAATCCCACCTGAGGAAAACCAGTGAGAAGAAGCCGCCCACTAAGGAGTCCATCGCTCGGCTTCAGCAGTCGGCCATCTGGAAGCTGGAGAACGAGTTTTACGAGTTCGCTCTGGAGCAGTTCCAGTTCGTCCGAGCTCACGCCGTGCGGGAGAAGGACGGAGAGCTGTACCTTCTGCCCCAGAACTACTTCTATGAGAAAATCTACCCCAAGGCCACATGAGAGGTGTGAAAGCACGGCTGTAGTGCATTTACTGTCGTCATGTTCACTGGAGCAGGACGGTCCGCCTCCAAGATCTGTCCGTCTGCTGCTGCGGCCGAACCTTTTACAGCCGAACAGCTTCCAgattctacctttttttttgtctttatgttcGTTCAGCTGATACTTTTACACCTGAAGCACAGAGATGAGCTCAAGGCTCTACAGAAGCAGCTGAACTTGTCAGACTCCTGAACACTAACCACAGGAGAACATGTAACTTCTCTACAGTCACTTTTATTGACTAGGTAGAATTTTGGGTAAAACTATTTAAAGGAGAAGGTTGTGGTGTTTAGTGGagatttgtattgtttattttttattaaagaacgatgtcattttttttatccatttatcatTACTTCTAATGTTCATTTATCCAATTTGTTAAAGCAGCTATTAACACTCGTTTCCTCACCAGcctttctttattctctctcttctctctctttgcaTTACGCTCCAGAGATGAAGtataaactcctctgtcctgaagttgtctctctcactggagactcctttacgTTACGTTAAACTTCACCGTATCGACGATTGCATCCACTGTACAACTTCTTGtggagctgttgctatggaaacactGTCATATATTTGTATAGATTGAGCACATTGATATAACCATGTGCTacaatcagagctgctgttatagagagTTAATCAACACCTGCTGACCAATCGGAACGCAGGACTTGGCAGCACTGTGATGTAACCTGACCGCTCTCTCTGTACGTCCGTCCTTCAACAAAGGGCGTCTATGTTCCCGTTAGGGGGCGGGGCTAATGTCACAGACGAATGCATTAGCATGGCATTGTTGTGAATTTTTAATCCTTATCTCTTTAAATATGATGTCATCGGTACAGGGGGAGTTTCACCTCCTAAACATTACACAACGCTCCTTTATATTATCGCACATTATCGTCACAGTGATATTCATCCGATCCGCCATCTGAGGCATCGCTGCATGTTTTTCtgactctctctttttttttcttcttcatattaAATGCTGTTTAGTTGATCAGTTCCATGACATTTCGATCAGTGCGGAAATCATTATCTttaattgtataataataataatgttaaccgTTTTTTTTTATCGCGGTATATCGTCACGTTGATGTACTGTAACGCCTCCAGCGGTGAACTCAGGGTtggataatataatataatatagctTGCTGTCCTTGCAcctatttttaaaagttttaaggTCACAGAATACCTGTTCACGTCATCACCCAGATGCTACAACGCTGTAAAAGACGCAGTTGGATTTTTCTACACGATCCTGTAGTTTTGTTAGTTGATGAACCCTTTCGCACCATTTAGATCTTTTCCTCTATGTTCTTGTTCTTAAGGACTAAAGCTGAAGAACACTGGTCTATAATTCTGTACTTACTCTGTACCACTGGATACTGAATTCttatcaatattttatttagagaAAGCATGTTCTAACATTTTCGATTTCACTACGATGTTCATATtgtagcactttttttttctcattaattcACATCCTGGTCTTTACATAATTGTGAAGTTCATAATATGCTTCATAATCAAATGGTCTATGCAGactttttttgtacaaatatcagatttatttacacatttaatcTTAATTTTTATCTACACTAAAGTTCTTTAGTTCTACCTTTTTGTACTGTGGAGGGCGGGGCGATATAAAACGGCGCTAATTCCTGGTTTATGATATGACCGCCTACATAACAGGTCATATATTCAAAAGCAGTTAGATTTTGATCAAATCTGTGGGCAAAttaaaaatctataataaataaataaattttttaaaaaacatgaagaaaaagacaaaacactGGCTGAGTTTCTGTGTTTACATGCAAAGATTATCACcagtacagattttttttttaacaatggtcAATTTCTAATGAATTTCTAAAGTAGAATTTCACTCGTTACTTAAAATCTGATCCCTATACCTGCTTTGAGAAAAGTTGTACGACATTTTTATATTCTCCCAGAATTCAGCTTTTACAGTTAAGACACTTTTATTGAGCTCCTGAAACGTCCTCGCTGAATTCCTGCTGAATATTAAAAACTTACTgggcttttttttcctgctggaTCACACACCTACAGTCTCGGTCAATTTAAACCTCTTAACATTGAACACGAAccgatttatttttattttaataaacataagTGCAACATGAACACGAAGGTGCCGATTCTGATGGTGATAACCTGCAGACGCTAATGTTTACACAGCTATTGTTCTTCTTTTGAACGGTTTGCTCTACTACAATCTGATCAAGGAGCTTAACGGACGTTTTTTCTCATTAATTCCGTGTCTGATTATTCTCGGTTTATTACGCCACATGTAAACACATAAATGCAGCCTCTGAATGTTTCGGCCGATCGATTACAGTTAGGATGAAGTTGAACTTTGTGTACACTTCTTTAATTTTAAGATATCACACTTTTATacaatcctaaaaaaaaaaggttatcaGTATTTCAGGTCATTTTCTTTCCAATTCAGACTCTGATATCAGTCActgatgtttttttcctccactgTACTTTATATCATGCTGGATGGGGAATTTTTACCCCCCTGTTTTATATATTGgcttttttcagtgtgtgtgaaagattaaattgcaagtgtgtgtgtgtgtgtgtgtgtccttgcaCAATGTGctacagaaatgttttaaatacatcTAGTATGTACTGTTAGGATGTCTGAAAGTATTTTCTTGAAGTaaagacacagcacacaaaaCTGAGTAGTGAACATTTACTCAGCATTTTATCTGACTGAATTCTGTGGGGTAAAAATCTATATGTAGCATTAAATGTGGCAGTATTTGTTGTACCAAATTGGGACGAACGATGGTCACGGCCACGATGATCACTCAAGTCGGCCCActgtaacattcattcattcattttctaccgcttatccgaacttctcgggtcacggggagcctgtgcctacctcaggtgtcatcgggcatcgaggcaggatacaccctggacggagtgccaacccatcacagggcacacacacacacactctcattcactcacacatacacactacggacaattttccagagatgccaatcaacctcccatgcatgtctttggactgggggaggaaaccggagtacccagaggaaacccccgaggcacggggagaacatgcaaactccacacacacaaggctgaggtgggaatcgaacccccaaccctggaggtgtgaggcgaacgtgctaaccactaagccaccgtgcccccgtccCACTGTAACAGTCATTCAAAAACAAGGTGAAAGGTCAAAACCATGATATCCAAAATACAGCCAAGCAAATCCAATAACATAGGGAACACAGGTcataaacaacagaaacaagCAGAGAATCAAATGGCTTGGTATATAACATAAAGAAACAATACCGTGCAAGGTAGTTTGGCGTGCACGctgtgtaaatgtacatgtagaCCGAAAGTGGTCTAATATTCAGGAgagggctccctctggtggTTGTCAGAGGGCACTGATGTTACAGAACCCCCCTCTCTAGGAACACCTCTGGGTGTTCTATGGCAAAGTTGACCCCGGGCTCGAGGTGCTGGTTGGTCTGTGTGCAATCAATGAAATTCTTCAATAAGAGTTGGCTCCAGAATCCAGTGTGTGAGGACATTATGGGCAAAATATAGAAACTCACTTAATTGATGCTGATTCTGGCTGCAGTACGTTTGGGGGTATCGTCAAATTTCCTGGTTCACCCACTCAGTCTGGCCATTTGCTTGGGGGTGATAACTGGAAGTAAGGTCAACATTAATATCCAGTAGGTGACAGAAGGCCTTTTAGACTTGTGAGGTGAACTGGGTTCCTCTGTCGGATGCGATATTCTCAGGGAGGCGATGACTGGGTTTGGATTGTGCACATGCATGGCAGGTCTTCACAAAGTACTCCATGTCCTGGAACAGAGAGGCATTTTGGAGGAGTGAAAGGAGTGAGAGGATAGTTCTCCGGATTCCTGGGTGGCCGTTGGCTGGATAAACGAGAAGTATGAACCCAGTGAATAACACGGTGACTCATGTTTGTTCAAACGTTCAATTTGGAGCGAGTCAATCACAGGGTGGTAGTTCTGTGCTATGTGCTTGTTATATTTTGCCCATAATGCCCTATTGGACTAGGGGCAAGGGAATGAATGGAGGTAGTATAGACTTGGGGTTCCTGGGTTGTTGAATGAGGGTGTCTGCTTTGCCATTTCTGTTCCAGGGCGATAAGTTACAGTGAAGTGGAAATAGATGAAGAATCATTCCCATCTAGTTTGGTGGGGGTTGAGTCTCTTGGCACtctttaagtgttttatttttgtgatctGCGATGACCTGGAATGGTTGTTTGGCTCCCCTGAGCCAGTGTCATGAGCCAGTCCCAGAGGGCTTCATTTATGGATAAAAGCTCCCGGTTACCTATATCATAATTGGCCTCGGCCGTCATCAGTTTTCTGGAACAAATCACAGAAGGTGTAGACCTTTCCTGGATTGCCATGACATTGTGATTGTACAGATCCAATCCCACAGTTGGAGGCATCTACTTccacaataaaatgaatatcGGGATCTGGGTTTTTGAGCATTAGGGATGTGGTGAAACTCTGTTTAAATTTGCAAAAGGCTGCTTCTACAGTCCTTGTCCAGTATAGACTCTTGGGATTACCTCGGAGGAGATCTGTAAGTGGATAGGCCACGGCACTGTAGTTTTGGATGAACCGGCAGTAGAAGTTGACGAAACACAGAAATCGCTGCGACTTCTTGACAGTCGTGGGTAATGGCCAATCCGTTACTGAATGGACCTTGCTGGAATCCATTTCCACTACCCTTTGCAAGATAATGTAACCCAAGGAATTAATGCTTTTTTGCTGAAATTCACGTTTTTCCGCTTTCACATACAGCTGGTGCTGAAGCAGATGGGAAAGCACTGTGCCTACATGTCGAATATGATCCTTCCAGTTCGAGGAGTAAATAAGAATATCTTCAATGTATGCAATGATATAGTGGTCAAGAAGGTCCTTAAATGAAAATCTCATTTATAAATGCTTGGAACACTGCTGAGGCATTGCCATAAGGCATATTCATAGTGCCCCCTGGTGGTATGGAAGGTCATTTTCCATTCATCTTCTTTTATTCTAATTAAATTGTATGCACATAAGATGCAAATGAACAAGTATAACACTGAAGGTACATTATCAGTTTGAGGTATATTGATAGCATATATATTTCTGTAGACCTGTAAACAGTGCAAATGGCATTAGGAGGTAGAAGAGTACAAAGGAATGTGCAAAATATCAGGATGCAAATTTGCAAGTGTACATGGGAGACAGAGTATTGTACAgatacatttttacacatagGTGAACTATCTAAGAGATAACATACTGATGCTTGCATACAGACTCCATACATCCTCAGTAAtctactgtacacactttaaGATGAGCTCCCTGTGAACCGGGCTTTTGTTAATCCATGTATACACATTGTGCTGACTGTTTAACTATCTCGTTAGAGAAATCTGTCACTGAATACATGCTCAATTCGACCTAAATCTTTACCTGCAGAAGATGGTTGCAGTAGATAGTAGATGTGTGAAAATTCCAACATTTTTACTTAGGAAAAtaatattctgaaatattttggGAATATTTTAGTTGTATTAGCAATGAGTGAATGTATTCTTAATGCTTTGTTTTATGTCCTGCATTTCTAAACAATTAGTATAAACAATGTgtgcgggtttttttttttacataatcaaACTagcaaaaaatttaattaaatacacacaacTGAATAGTTTCTCATTGAGTGTGTTCT
It encodes the following:
- the hs2st1a gene encoding heparan sulfate 2-O-sulfotransferase 1, which codes for MGTLRIMMAPKFQLLALMTFAVTMLFLENQIHQLEESKGKLERAIARLEVRDIEERRTQEGLRESREDTENGMVVIYNRVPKTASTSFTNLAYDLCSRNHYHVLHINTSKNNPVMSLQDQVRFVKNVTMWKEMKPALYHGHVSFLDFSKFGVMKKPIYINVVRDPIERLVSYYYFLRFGDDYRPGLKRRKQGDKKTFDECVAAGGSDCAPEKLWLQIPFFCGHYSECWNIGSHWALEQAKYNLINEYLLVGVTEELEDFVMMLEAALPRFFRGATELYRTGKKSHLRKTSEKKPPTKESIARLQQSAIWKLENEFYEFALEQFQFVRAHAVREKDGELYLLPQNYFYEKIYPKAT